The DNA region aaagagagaaaagagtggagacaacaagagagagagtgagggagagagagaaaagagtggagacaacaagagagagagtaaagattggagacaacaagagagagagtgagggagagagagaaaagagtggaGACAacaagagagtgagggagagagaaaagagtggagacaacaagagagagagtgagggagagagagaaaagagtggagacaacaagagagagtgtgagggagagagagaaaagagtggagacaacaagagagagagtgagggagagagagaaaagagtggagacaacaagagagagagtgagggagagagagaaaagagtggaGACAACAAgagggtgtgagggagagagagaagagtggagacaacaagagagagagtgagggagagagaaaatattggagacaacaagagagagtgagggagagagaaaatagtGGAGACAACAAgagatagtgagggagagagagaaaagagtggagacaacaagagagagtgagggagagagagaaaagagtggagacaacaagagagagagtgagggagagagagaaaagagtggagacaagagagagagtgagggagagagaaaatagtGGAGACAACAAGAgatagtgagggagagaaagaaaagagtggAGACAACaagagagtgtgagggagagagagaaaagagtggagacaacaacagagagagtgagggggagagagaaaagagtgaaGACAACaagagagatagtgagggagagaaagaaaagagtggAGACAACAAAAGAGAGTTATGTGCTAGGAGTTTGCGTGATTTAATCcatactgtctgagagcagtactGAAGTGAGCCAGTTCTTTCATCAAGGATttgtccccaatggcaccctattccttacatagtgcactactggactggtcaaaagtggtgtttgggggttttaggggtgcactatatagggaatagaatgccatttgggatTAAACCAGACTATGAGATGCTCATTGTTTACTAATTTGTAAAGCAACTCCGCCCTCTAGTGGTCAATGGTAAACAACAATCATTGTTTTCCACATCTCCAATCAGGCAAGATTAGGCAGATGAGATAGGCCTACAGCAGTAGCACAAGTGGTAATTGGGAGCATATTCAGTGTGCGGGCCTTTCTGTTCTATTCAAGATTTTAATTACACAAAAAATACACCCACCCCACTGATCAAAAGAGGCCATAACTGCAGATGCAACAAATTCAATATCCTCTCTCTTGCTTCTGTCGGGGCAGCAGTggtagtggttaaagcgttgggacaattaccggaaggttgctggctcgaatcccagagctgacaaggtacaaatctgttgttctgcgcCTGAgtgaggcagttaacccactgttccccgtaaACTGTGAATGTTAAGGCAGCCCCCGACACCTCTCTAATTCAGAGGTGTTGGGTTAAATGGGGAAGACTtaattcagttggacaactgactaggttttcACTTCTGATACAATAAACAACATTTGGAAAGTCAGAGAAAAAGTTAGTTAAGGTACCTTCCAAAAACAGATACACATGGGAACAAGGGGAAAAAACAGCAATAAACTACCAAAGCGGAAAAACTCATTTACTCCCTTCCAAAAAGGTGCCAGTTGACATTTCTATCCCCCCACCAAGTCAGTGCAAAATCAGGAGAAAAATTCAGTGGAGTTTGTTGAAACCGGTTGTCTCTGGCACGTGTCCCGAACACCGAAGTGCCCACTCTGCTGGGGCTGATCTGCCTTAGGCTGGTCGGACGTGAGTTATAAGTCCACTGAATCAGCTTCAGATCCGGCTGACTCCCCACTctgcctttctctccctctgctctgtcatcagacacacacacacagtctggagggagagagcgtGTGGTGGAGAGCAGTGCCTAGTGATTAGACAGGGACAGACTGAGGGCTTGAGTGAGGGTTTATgtcctgtgtgtgagtgtggtggGGGGGCCTTTTAGGACTGAGGTAGCTAATCCCAGAGCTGCAGAGTGAGATTGTACACATTACTGACTGCCTAGAGGCACACAGTCACTTTCATAACAGTTGCTCAATGTAAGCTCTTGCGTCAGATTTTGGAAGGCAGTGGTGTTTGGGCCTAATGATCCAAGACGTTATCAGAACACGCATGTGTAACGGACCTGAATTGGTTAAACTCCTCAGCTTGGAATACCAATCCAACTGGTACCTTTTCGGTGGCCCAGCTGGCTAAAGGTGTTTCATGAGGGTGGTCACGCGTGTTTGCGAGGCAGGGGCCCGGTTCTGGTCTCAGTGTGAGCTGCAGGGGGATAAGGTGGTACGGTACAGTGACCCCCGTCACACATGTAACAGGACAAACAAAATACAGTGACTTTAGAAAACATTCAATCTTTATTTCCAACTAACAGAGCTCAGCTTACAGCGGGTGAATCAGACAATTCAATAGAAAACGTGTGATATCTCCAGGAAGAGAGATTTTGGAGAGTAAACAGTTATAACCAGGACCACCTGGTCATCTTGCCTCATGTCCACCTTTGTGTTTCCTCTCAATACATccatctttctccccccccccctctctctctctctgtctccatccatccatctcctctctccagccatccatccatccctctctctcccagatgGTCAGTGGGCGAGTCAGGAGTCCGTCTCCCACTCTCAGTCTGGAACCGCCCCTCTCCTGCAAGGCCCCCCCGCCATTGGTCCTTGGTTACCACGGTGGCGACATGGGCTGGGGGTTCTGGAGGTATGACATCACCACGGCTGAGATGGACAGCCTGATCGAAAGAAGAAGAGAATGAAGGGGGAAAAAGGATGAGAAGAAAATAAAAATTAATTAGCAATAAATATTGAAGAGATTGCTCAGCAGAAGCATCTTTAATATAGCCTCAGTGCCTTCAGGTTCGGTGGTTACACTTTGTCCTATTttccacagatctaggatcagcttaccatCCCTTAGATCTTAACCTTCACTATAAAAGAAAAACCAAACCGACCTTGGATCAGTATATAACTTCATATTTTTCCATTGTGATTAGGACTATATGGCATTTGCTGCATATAACACTTCTACAGCATTTGGCTGATCCACAAAGTGTGTTACCAGCCAGGAGCATAGAGACAATCTTTAATAAAACACTCCTCTAGGTGATGGACTGGGAGGCATCTACTACTGATGTCCTGACACTCTCTACTTTACCTGCAGAGCCACACAGTGTGTTACCAGGGAGGAGCATAGAGACAATCTTTAATAAAACACTCATCTAGGTGATGGACTGGCACTCTCTACTTTACCTGCAGAGCCACACACACTGCTTTCCCTGGAAAAatgccacacagacacacacgctccCACAAAGTGAGTGGTATTATCTGCTGTAGTAAATTGTTATGGGTAAATGCAACACCTGGAGGTCAATGTTAAAAGCTTTTGGACATTAAAGCTGAGCCCATCTCAAGTCACAATGCCAGGTGGATCCGAGCGTTGCCAAACTAACTTCCTGCGTCTTCAGTTTTATTGCCAGGAGTGCATTCATTAGCGCAATTTGtagaaaaacattttgcaacgaaaagtgtttttttattGGACACATTCAGGTTAGTCCCTCCTCATGGTTCCTAGGGAATACACCCCAGGCAGAAAAAGAGTTGCCAAACTCACTTCCTGCTGCGTCCTGGTATTATAGTTAATACATTAACAGTAAGCCATTATGAGACAGATAATAGATAACTCTGCATTGTGGCATAATAGCAGACACTTTTTACACTTCTCTTTCACTCGCCCTCATAGTCGCATACAGACCCTGGGTAGGTTGGAAATATGAGACTTGATAAAAGAGACAGAacgcatacacacagagagagagagaggtgcacatACATATTTGTTCTACTCACATGAAGCTGCTCATCATCTGTTTAGTGTCTTCTGAGCTGCGTGAGTTAGCGAAGCTGATGAAGGAGCAGTACACTGCTATCCACGCACACCACTTTAACTGAAACACACAACACAGAAGGACCACAAAATTATACTTTataatgtgctgtgtgtgtgtcagcttttCTGCATGAGGCTTTAGTGCTGCAGCATAGCCAGACAgttaataatgtattgtgtaagaTAATGTGCCTACGTGTAACAGGTTAAGATCATACTGCAATTTCAATCCACTGCTTGAAATGTCACCATTAGCATTGCTGTATATGTGCCTTTTTCGATGGTGCAACTGGCTAGTATGTTGTCAACCGGGCGGTCACAGGTGTTTGCGAAGCAGAGGATCACTAGTTCGAGCTCAGTAAGAGGACATGGAGAGTAAAGGAAGATACATTGCTATGCTAGCACAGGGACACCGGTTACATACATAACATTTTAGGACTGATTTCAGTGGCAGCAGTCAGAGGGAAAGGTGTTGATTAACAGAGCCATTAAATAGTTGGTAGCGTCAAGGTTACCGGTGTGCTGGACTTTGCTCTTTTCATCAACTCCACTATCGGACGTAGTGTAACGGTGTATCACCCAGCACCACACACAGTCTATTAGGGATATGTGACAGAAAGTACTGGCTCCAGTTGATTTgggggcacacacacacccttatagGATAAACCACTCAGTTGAAAGGCTGGCGTTGCCCCCCAGGTGGTAGACTTTAATCCCGTAAATGGGGAGGGTAGGTGGGAACACAGTGGGGCCCCAACTTCTCCTTGGggagtctctcacacacacacacacacacacacacacacacacacacacacacacacacacacacacacacacacacacacacacacacacacacacacacacacacacacacaatgaatggGGGAAGGGCAAGGTCAAATGTCTGTGTGTCAATGTGGTAAAAACAGATGTCTCTGGGTCACCTTCAGCATCAGGCCACACATGCTGAAGATCATGCCGAGTAGGTTCATGTAGTCTGGAGTCGGGTCTTCCAGGGTGGGGTTTGCTTCCGTGCTGGGGGGCTTGTATCTGTAACAACAACAACCAAGATATGAATGACCCTACCACAAATAACGCAACTAGCTACCTTACTTAGCTATACGTCAGTGTTACAACATCGAGTTAGTTCACTAAATGACAGGcgttctagctagctagcttgttagctagtctATAATCGCGTTAGAATAGTGCTGATGACGTGTGATTTAGCTAAATAGCTACCGCGTTAGCAATGTTAGCGAGCAAACCCAACGACATTTACTCAATTGTACTCACCGGATAATTTTGTTTACCCTTTGTGGGCCTGACATGTTGTTTGCGGACATAATGTCCTTCTTGTTGAGATATTTTTAAGGATAAATGTAGTGTCAAAACGGTGTGGAGTGGGACCCGTCAGCTAGCTCGGTGAATGAAGGGGCGGGGCCTATCAGTTCCGCTGTGCGATGGATGCATTTCAAAATAAATGCTTTAAAGGACGCGAAGGACTCTATCAATGCGGAGTGAGAATGTTCGGACTTTTATTTTGACACAAATGCTTTTACCCGGAACGAAACGATTATCACAGACAGGAAGTAAActacacatttgcaaaaatatgaACGTTGTGGAGCATAAACTGTAGGGGGAAAAAAGTACTTGTTCGTTTGTTATTAGCTAACAGAAAGCAATATGAGTCAGTTAATGATTGCTCTCTCACCAAACTAAAGCGAACAAGAaaggtatttcaggtagatatctatCCAAGTTCCATGATGCTATTTCCATAGCACTTGCTCTTTCCACTACTAACGTTAACGTAGTTGATGCTCAAGTCAGGAGAAAAATAATAGCTATATGTTTCAATCTATCTTTCTACAAGCAGAAGTGTGAAATGTCGTTTCCCCAGCCCAAACCTGAGGTCCCTCAGCTCCCACAAAACCTTCTCAGGACCATAGACTGCCAACAAGGGGCTGTAAGAGCTGTGCGATTCAATGGTGAGAACTCAAACAAACACCCATACCGTTAGGTGCATTGACTGTTGATCAACTTGGATCTGCTTGTGTATGTCATGACAGGCTGTATGTACATAACGCGTTTCGGGTGTTTTTCATCCTCTCATTTTCTCTCGACCCAcctatttctccctccctgtcgctatctccccctccctgtctctctctcccccacccctctccctctctgtctctctctcccccacccctctccctctctttctcagctGATGGTAACTACCTGCTGTCTTGCGGCAGTGACAAGTCTCTGAAGTTGTGGAGTGTAAGTCGAGGGACACTACTGAAGACGTACAGTGGCCATGGATACGAAGTGCTAGATGCTGATGGGTCAGTATCTGTATTATTACACAAGGCCTGAGACCTGCAACTCTTCCCCGGGTCCTAGGTGTACAACAGATGTGTTTTATGTCAATATACCTCTTAAAATCATTTTAAAAACAACTCTCAATATTACAATTATTCAAAGAGAAACATTGAAAATTGATGTTTTGAGTCCATGTCAGTGCTTAAATCACATCTGAAGAA from Salvelinus fontinalis isolate EN_2023a unplaced genomic scaffold, ASM2944872v1 scaffold_0559, whole genome shotgun sequence includes:
- the LOC129846468 gene encoding PAT complex subunit Asterix, with the translated sequence MSANNMSGPQRVNKIIRYKPPSTEANPTLEDPTPDYMNLLGMIFSMCGLMLKLKWCAWIAVYCSFISFANSRSSEDTKQMMSSFMLSISAVVMSYLQNPQPMSPPW